The genome window AAGCCCTTACCGTGGTATATTCAAAGTAATACAGGCAGTTATCAGTCAGAATGAACCAACGGCGTTTCCAGGTTTTCACACGTCCTCCTATAGGCAGTGAGGTTCAGGAGCCATTAGTCACACATTCTTCTGTCCTTCCCCCAAGCTCCAGACATGCACACGCAGTCACaccctcccagctctccctgtaGGTGAGCCCCAAGCTTGAGACATCATGGTACCACCGTGATGCCGTGTgatagacacacacacagagccaatTTTGCTCTGATGGgtctgggaatggggagggtTTTTGAGTCCCTTTTTGAGCAAACAGAGCCTACAGGAGCTGGGACAAAGGAGCAGGCAGCTGGTTTCAACAGCAGGTGTCAGCCTCAGCCCACCGCAGCAGACGGGAGTGAAGGACAGTGGAGATGACGGTAGGTTCCTGGGGCAAATTTATGGTGGGAGGCAGGCAAACGGGGAGGTCAGAGGAGCTAGGGGAGTCCTCCCCCTTACCTAGTTTCAGCAGCCAGCCTTCACGGTTAGGGTTGAAGAAAGTGTGGGTGAGGTCATTGCCATCGTCCTCTGGTATGGAGAACGGCTCGTTCTTTATGCTCTCAAACAGATTCTACCCCAGAGCATTggtggggaaggagagagagagaaaaagagaaagactgaTTTCTGACAAAGCTTGTACACAACTATCCTAGGTCCATCTGCTCCATCACTCTGTTTTTACAAGGCAAGCTGGGTGAAGGGCAGGAGAGCACATGATGAGCACTGGGGGTAAAATAGTCCCCAGTCTGCACCTCACAGGGTCTCCAGGGGGGTCACCAGCTCTTTTCTCCATCTTGTGCCATAAAAAGAGACTCAGTTTGGAAAATCACAGCTATAAAATGGTGCTCCCATAGCAGGACAAGCTGCAGTGACCAAACCCAGCATGTGACAAGTGCTGCTGTGGGTAGTATTAAGGCACTAGGATGGGACTCAGCACGGCAGAGATGCAGCCCCATTTAGCACCTGGGCTGGTGGTGCCAAATGCTGCCGGGAAGTGGAATGCGGAGACCAGCACGTAGAGCTACATGGCCACAAGGAGGCACATTTCACAGAGCCAAAGCTTTGGTATTGAGGGACACAAAGGGTGACATTTATAACAGCAAAGTGACAGGGAGGCAGGATACTGCTTTCAAAGGATACTGAAATGTTGCTCCCATCAATGTATCTGCCATCATTTATTACGCAAACCCcaagccaaggaaaaaaagaaaaaaaaaaaaaaaaacaaaaaaacaagactACAGTCTCCTGCACCTTCCTTCAAATTGCCTGCAAGAAATGACACTCTGGAGAATGATCTAAAGCCTCTACCTTGAGGGGATGCTGCTCAGCAAATCCCAGGTGTGGGATGCAGGCAGCTCCTTTGACACAAGACAGAAGTTTTTCTGCCCAGGCTTGGGTGAAGGCAGACACATCTAAGAAGGCTGCCCACCTCTACTTTACCTCACAGGGCAGGTTCCATGCCTGCTGAGCCTTCAGGAAAATGCTAGCTCTAGCTTGGCTAATGGATGCATCCCCTGTCTCTGCTTCTCAATGGACCCAGGAGATGAGAGAATGGGAATTCTTCTTACCTTTAGAAGCTCTTCTGGCAGGTCCCCTCCATTGTCAATGCCTCTGTTGATGGATACAAATCTTTCAAAGTGGGGTTTGTCTTTCACATTGGGGTTGTGCAGGCTGGTGTTAAGCATGATGATAGAGAAGGAGAGTAGATAACAGGTATCTagcaatgagaaagaaaatcagcatGGGTGGCACTTGTCTTAGAGGGCAGATCAATCCACACCACAGGTGGCTTGGTTTCTAGTCACTGAAGAAGACAGTCATCCTCCCATTTGTAGGAGAAGAAGGGAGGTATTGTTCCCTCTGCTAGGAGAAAGAGGGACACAGTTGATTTCCTATGAGGGAGGTGATTCCATGCCCTCAGGATAATTGGGCAAGCTGGGCAGATGCAGTCTAAtaacagctctgccagcaggaaaGTTTCTGCAGACCTACATCTGTCAGTGCTACCCCTGCTGTGATGAGGTAATACCTCATGAGAGGCTGGGAGCCCTTCTCCAGTCTGGTGCCTAGCAGGAGGGCCTGGAGCACAGTAGCAAAAGGAGGACTGAAGATGCTCAGTTTATTGAAAATCTTCACAGGAACTGGGCTGCCTCCTTTAGCTTAAGGGGAAACACTTCCTAGTGATGCTGTCTGTGTTTTGTGAATGGAAAAGGAAGGCTCCTCTCCCTAGCAAACAGCATAGCTCAGCTTTACAGGCCTTCTTCCCTCAACTACCTGTGGACTGGAACACTCCCGGGTTACACTTGCAGTACCAGTTGGCAAAGGCCTCCATCATCCGGTCAATCTTCTGCGCCTCCCCAGGCAGCCGGAAGCTCCAGAGGAACTGTCTGTCAGGAGCAGAGTGTCAGATGGGGTCCGAGGGACATTGATGCCCCCCCCCCAACCCATGCAACACCATTAAGATAAAATAAGTCATCCCATCACACTGGGGAGACAACACAGGGcatggagcaggagctctgctcctctctaGAAATTGCCTGGATACATCAGCCTCAAACACCCTAAATGCAGGAAGGAGAACTAAGCCTCCCAGaaatcacagctctgctcccctaATAAGACCCCTGCAAGGCAGCAGAGGCCTCAGGAGAAAGAGTCCTGCCAGGAGGTGGCCCCTAATAAAACAAGGTGCCCTAAAACAGAGTCACTTTGTTACTGATATAACCAGCACTGAGGACAGACGTTTCCTGCTGTCAAAAATAACCTCTTCCATCCCCCCAGACACTGAAACCACAGTGACCCACTTTCCTGCACATGGGCAACCCAATCAAGGGGTCATGAAAGTGTTTCCCACCCCCCTGAAAAACTGTTGACTCCTCACAGAGTAACAGCCCTGGAGCCAACACACACAGCAGGGCCTTGGGAAGCTCCCACTTCAGCCCAAGAAGGCTTCCTGACCTTCCTGGGTGGTGAGACCCAGTGGCTGAGCAGGTTCCAGCACTGTCCCTGCACCTGGCATGCTCACTCACCTCAGCGCCTGCACCAGGTTGAGGTTGGCAAATTGGTGACATGCCACAAAGGCCTGGAGGATCTGAATGTTTGTGGGGTCCCTGTGAGAGGATAGAGGGAAAAGGTCAGACCCTTCTCTGTCTGGATGTCCCTCGGTGTGACAACACGCACCTGGCTCCATCCCAGTCTCACTTCCCCTCTGCCCGAGAAGAAGCCAAGGTGCATACTCCAGTCTGGGATGACTGATCCCATTGCAGGCAGGAGAAAAGGCAGCCCATACAGCCAGCCTTAGTCACACTCCAAAGACCCTCCCAGGGGTGTCCTGCCCACCCAGCCCACTGTAGTTGGAGATTTGTTCAGTCTTGGCACCTGGATGAGGTCTACCACAAGTCATCCAAAATGGTAGTTCAGAGGGGCCAAGCAGGACAGGGCCTCCAAGGGGTCTCCTCATCCTGGGCTGCTCACCTCCCACCCAGGTAATCCCCAATGGCTGTCTTGTTCAGGCCTTCACCCTTGTGGAGGAATCTGGCGATCTCCTGAAGATCTGAAGACAATACTTGGTGCTCGATCAGGTACTGGATCCcctgggaaggagaagcaggagggggAAGTACAACTGCTCTATGGTCTACTGAGAAAGTAGAATCCCAACACTCTGATGTCAGCCTTCCTTAGCTTTAGTGTACTTGCTCCTCTCTTACACCCCACTCCCTTCATGGGAGACCACAATCATGTTCTCATCTTTATTCAATCCCTCTTCATCCACTATGGGTTGTCAGTCCCATTTTCATATCATCCCTAGATTTGGCTAAATGTGTCACTGGGATGGAAACTCGAAATAAGGCAATGTAGATTTAAAGTCCAAAAAGGAAAAgtcaaaataataaattttaatattttcaatctAAATGTCTTACTGTTCTGTTcctaaatgttttgtttttttttttcctaaattaacttaaaagaaaaattgtttgtttaaaagaaggcataataaaaaaatgtactCAGACAAAAATATAGGCTTGAGACAActtgaaacaattttttcctaGATTTTTCTTCTATGCCACGGAACAGAGAAGTCTGCAATCTTTTTAGATCCATCCCTCCTAGACAATAAGAATGGAATACGCTTTTTAGGGAATATAGAGGTTGTGACTTGGGTTGTACAAAGAGTCAATACCCTATTTTAGAGAGAATTTCATGACTTTTAAAGCCAGAGAAGAAGTTGAGGCTTTTTTCAAAAGATTCTTGACAATATCTAACAGTGCTGCAGTTCTCCAGACCACACTGCAATTCTTCTTGAAATATACaataaaggaatgaaaattGTTTTAGATTCATCAAAATGTTCTACTTCAACagaattatttcactttctctTGCAATATAtatgaaactatttttaaaatgccccaaagaaaaaacagctttaaacaaagaaattgaaatttttGTGAGATTTTTTCTCCActctattttcctttctttttccccgGATGGATTTTCAGTAAgatcaatttaattttaaaaagcattgcaGTGATGAAGTGGCCccattttccagaagaaaatgtttctccCCAAAGGTTTTTATCAGCTGGATTCCTAATGCCTCCTCTAGCCTCAGGAACTTCCCATGGGATCTTGGAGATAGGAACTCATTTGTAAGTATCAGCATTGCATGGATGGAGTGTAACTTTAGAAAGGAGGAGCTAAGAAATTTCCTTGCATTGCAGCACCTCCCACTCTGTGGCATGTAGCAAGAGGGAGGCAATAATCAGAGATCTGCATTATACAGGCACAGAGTATATAACATTTTGACCAGCCTGATTGGCATTGAACTCATAAAGCTAAACTGGTTTGGGGTTAGAAATAGTTTGGGCATTCCTGTAGAGCATGGCAGAGAGAGATGCCTCAGGGGCTTCAAACCAAGCTCAGACAGAGaggcaaaataaaaccaactcCCACACATGCTGTAAGTACTGACATCGCTGCCCTGAGACAACTCTCACTGGCAGAGGGATGTCCAGGGAACTGGCAAGTGCTCCAGCTGGGGTGTGGACACTGGGCAAGGCACCTTGATGCTCTCAGCAAGGCACAGAGGAGGCATGAAAAGCTGCTatgcagggcagcagccacccGAGATGTTAGCTGTGATGGTGAGCTGATGATCACAGTTTGTGGTTTTCCTTGAAGAGCTCAAAaaatgctctgccagtgaggaggaaggaagagggaacTGTCTTTCTCACATCTTCTCTATTTAATTATGATGGTTTTAGAGCTTTCTGCAGAGGGCTGAAAGCTATGGAGTCTTGACACCACTGGTCAGAGCTCCAGAAAGTGGAAAAGCTATGTTTACTCCACAGTTCAATCACAACGGTTTCCAAGATGACAGAGGCATTCTGTACTTTTCTGTTCTGAATGAGCCAAAGAACACACTCTCAAAACTTCTCACCTTCTTCTTAGTTCATCCTCCTCTATCAAATTATAGCAAGGTCCTAGCCTCTCACAGTCAAGAAGGGATGTGCTGAAGGAACTTTGGCTCTCATGGCACGCTGGCAGTGTTAAACCATCCTCCCTTTACTTCTCTTAGGTTTGGGTTGAATTGTATGGTGTGGCCTCTAAGCCCATGATGGGGGGAAGCAAGACATAAGCTTGATCATATCAGAAGACCTCAGTCCGGGGGAGGGtggaggctgctcccagcaggggTCTTTGTGAGGTAGGAACCCATCCCCACAGTCCCCTGCCACAGTTCCTTTGATATCAGTGGCTGCAACTGgaacagcagccagcagaggcTCTTCCTCCCAGCTTTATCCTCACAGGTGAAATTAACAAATCCTACCTTTTCAGGATCCATGTTGAATTTCTTCCGGCCCAGGGACAGAACTTTATCCCTCTGTGACAGCTTGCTGTAAAcacaaaaaagaaggaaaagtcaTACTTAGAATAAAGGAACATGTAATTTCACTCACAAGGGGAGATATCACAAGGACAGGTGTCTGACTATACAGGAATAATGAGAAATCTAAGAGGCTAGAAGGGCCTCATTTCCCTGCCCTTGTTGTGAACCGAATCtcatcagttttgtttttttttcaacttaaaAAGGGAGACTTTGTAAGCACAGGAATAGTCATTCCACTTGCCTGATCTGCTCTCCAGGATTAGTGTCTTGCTTCTCCTCTGCATGTTGGAAACACTCAATCTCTGCAAACACC of Vidua macroura isolate BioBank_ID:100142 chromosome 5, ASM2450914v1, whole genome shotgun sequence contains these proteins:
- the CYTH4 gene encoding cytohesin-4 isoform X2, encoding MDLCPAESTGLSGAEEAEIETIRKHKQELLDDIKKLKEEIAEVFAEIECFQHAEEKQDTNPGEQISKLSQRDKVLSLGRKKFNMDPEKGIQYLIEHQVLSSDLQEIARFLHKGEGLNKTAIGDYLGGRDPTNIQILQAFVACHQFANLNLVQALRQFLWSFRLPGEAQKIDRMMEAFANWYCKCNPGVFQSTDTCYLLSFSIIMLNTSLHNPNVKDKPHFERFVSINRGIDNGGDLPEELLKNLFESIKNEPFSIPEDDGNDLTHTFFNPNREGWLLKLGGRVKTWKRRWFILTDNCLYYFEYTTDKEPLGIIPLENLSVQKVNDPKKPNCFELFNPNCKGQKIKACKTDGDGKVVEGKHQSYKISAATPAERDEWIEAIRTSITQDPFYDLVSARKKKIASKN
- the CYTH4 gene encoding cytohesin-4 isoform X1: MASSNTVLRPRCVKAEHSRYFTESVGRKAESTGLSGAEEAEIETIRKHKQELLDDIKKLKEEIAEVFAEIECFQHAEEKQDTNPGEQISKLSQRDKVLSLGRKKFNMDPEKGIQYLIEHQVLSSDLQEIARFLHKGEGLNKTAIGDYLGGRDPTNIQILQAFVACHQFANLNLVQALRQFLWSFRLPGEAQKIDRMMEAFANWYCKCNPGVFQSTDTCYLLSFSIIMLNTSLHNPNVKDKPHFERFVSINRGIDNGGDLPEELLKNLFESIKNEPFSIPEDDGNDLTHTFFNPNREGWLLKLGGRVKTWKRRWFILTDNCLYYFEYTTDKEPLGIIPLENLSVQKVNDPKKPNCFELFNPNCKGQKIKACKTDGDGKVVEGKHQSYKISAATPAERDEWIEAIRTSITQDPFYDLVSARKKKIASKN